CCGAGCACACCGTCCCCCACGCCACAGCCGACCGCCAGGAACGCCAGCGCGCCCGCTGGCAACAAGCCGCCATTGAGGCCTGCAAACAATGCGGCCAGCCGTGGCTGCCCCGAGTCCTCGGCCCGCTGCCTTGGACAGATGCCCTCACCCTGTGGCCCCAGTGCGAAATCCACCTGGCCGGCCTGCTCACCCACCGCACGGCCCGCGTCCGCGACCACCTCGCTGCCTTCCGCCAGACCCATGGACGATGGCCCGCCTCCGTGGGTTTATGGATCGGCCCCGAAGGAGATTTCTCCCCCGCTGAAGTCGCCGCCCTCCTGGAGCGCGGCGTCTGCCCCATCACCCTCGGCCCCCTCGTCCTGCGCGTGGACACCGCCGCCATCGCCGCCCTCGCGCTGGTTCAGGATGAACTGCTTGGCCGCTGAAGCACCGGCAGACAGGTTGCCTCCGCCCGCTCAAGGCCGAGAATCCATCGTGCGCAACGCCGCCAAACGTTGGAGCTCCTCCGCCGTCAAGGCCCGGTTGTACACGGCCACGCCGCCAATCCACCCGGTAAATCCCACACCGCGTGAACTATGAATCACCCGCCCGATGGTGAAGGGTCCGCCGCTGCCGTCATTTTTGGGCACGTAAATGTCATGCGGAAACCACCACGGGTTCAGCCGTAGCGCCACCAGCTCACGGCCGCTCTCTTTCCACGTACCATCGGCCTGTTTGCGTAATTGGATTTGGACGCGGGTATAACGATACTGGCGCAGCTCCAGGCGCGCTTCGCCGGTTTCCGACAAAACCTTGACCCAATCCGGCGCGTCTTCGGGAGGGTTATAGTACTGCTCACGAGGAAAGCGGGGGTCCTCTTCCGGCTCTTGGGTCGCAGTACGCGCATAATATCCCTGCATGTAGGCCTGATAGGCGGAAGAAATCAACCGGTCTTGTTTCGGATTCTCCAACCATCGCTCCCCGGCCACGCCATTGAGCCAGCCGGTGATTTCATCCCTTTCATTGTCAAAGGTCATGGCGAAACACTGCCACGCGGCATCCAGCACTGCAGCCGGGGAATCAGCCGGCACCGCCGGCGACCGGTCCAACGAATTGCATTTGTGCAGCGCATAGCGGTTCAAAAAGGAACTGGCCCCATTTTCGGAAACGTGACCGCAGGCACTGCCCTCGATGTTCAGCCCGGCAAACAGCGCATATTGCCGTTGCCCCCGCTGCACCTTTTGAATACCGACGGTCTCCTTTTGCACGAGGTCCGTCCCTTCATGCCAGATGCCGGCCAGAGCATGGTTCCCACTTTCCCGAATCGCCCAAACCACCACACTGACCGACCGGCCCGGCCCTTTGATGTCAAGGGGCGTATCCTGCAAACGCGCGCGGGGCACAAAGAGAAACGGCCGGAAACTTGGGTCCGTCTCCTTGACGATGCGCACGGCGTTGCCAAAAGGGCCGCGGCCCATAAGCGGAAAATCGGCATAGGTCGCCTCGCGGCCTTCGCCCCAGTATTCCTTGACGTAATTGGCCGCCTCCAGCGCGTAATCATTCGTGGCCCCGGAAGGCACATGCGCGACAAACCTTTCACGGCCGCCAGGCTCCCGTTTGACAAAATCCCAGAACGCCACGAAGCCGGGCATGTTGGTCACCACCGCCACGCGCCGGGCATAATCCAACCGCGGGGCGGCAGGCGCCCCTGCCAGCGCTGCGGCACTGGCCATAACCACCACCACGGGGGCCAGCCAGTTGAGCAATGGCCCCCTCCCGCGTTTTCTCAAGCCACCACAGTGCATTCCGTTAACGACTGACTTATGCCCGTAT
This is a stretch of genomic DNA from Fontisphaera persica. It encodes these proteins:
- a CDS encoding RsmE family RNA methyltransferase, which gives rise to MHRFYLPPEACAARPLQLTGDEAHHAARVLRLRRGEEVQILDGQGNQFYCTVSSVTPHAVELHLQRHETAPPPPAQITLFQALPKHKTWDTLLAKAVELGASRVIAVLTEHTVPHATADRQERQRARWQQAAIEACKQCGQPWLPRVLGPLPWTDALTLWPQCEIHLAGLLTHRTARVRDHLAAFRQTHGRWPASVGLWIGPEGDFSPAEVAALLERGVCPITLGPLVLRVDTAAIAALALVQDELLGR